One region of Yersinia bercovieri ATCC 43970 genomic DNA includes:
- a CDS encoding TonB-dependent copper receptor — protein MMSGKNNGGKKTLLACAVTSALSVLTLNAMAADHQVAADHATNHVTDNRGDKQTNDAEVITVTAPQHSPLTIVTSPKTPRQPVPASDGADYLKTIPGFSQIRNGGTNGDVVFRGMFGSRIKILTDGAETLGTCPSRMDAPTSYISPESFDLLRVVKGPQSVLWGPGASAGTILFEREQPHFDQAGVQGDASLLVGSNGRWDKNLNASLGNEQGYLRMMGNQSQAGNYKDGDGTRVPSKWDKWNADVALGWTPDADTLLELTAGKGDGEASYAGRGMDGSQFLRESLGARFEKSNIGEVLDKIEAKVYYNYVNHIMDNHSLRTPPMMAMTSNLDRRTIGGRVMGTWLWEDLKLEAGSDMQTNTHRKNRQNTWNKNASFANYGLFGELTWTMSEQDKLITGTRLDHHQVTNYTRADEPTRSATLPAGFMRFEHNLADAPVMWYAGVGHTERFPDFWELFSPTFGPTGSSSAFEGVKSEKTTQLDIGAQYSGKQLNGWVSAYLGRVNDFILFKYDPKNLRISQADNINATIMGGEMGAGYAFNDHWKADASLAYAWGENSSNNRPLPQIPPLEARLGLTYETGNWSSTALWRLVSSQHRVAINEGNVVGKDFADSAGFGVLSANVAYKITPQVKVSGGIDNLLNKTYSEHLNLAGNSGFGYSVNTPVNEPGRTLWAKLNVTF, from the coding sequence TTCCGCACTCTCGGTATTGACCTTAAATGCTATGGCAGCGGATCATCAGGTGGCCGCAGATCACGCGACCAACCACGTCACCGATAATCGCGGCGATAAACAAACCAATGACGCCGAGGTGATTACGGTCACCGCCCCCCAGCATTCGCCGCTCACCATCGTCACCTCGCCTAAAACACCACGCCAGCCAGTACCGGCCAGTGATGGTGCGGACTACCTAAAAACTATCCCCGGTTTTTCGCAAATCCGTAATGGCGGCACCAATGGCGATGTGGTTTTCCGTGGCATGTTTGGCTCGCGCATCAAAATTCTGACTGATGGTGCCGAAACACTGGGCACCTGCCCGTCGCGGATGGATGCGCCCACCTCCTATATCTCACCGGAGAGCTTTGACTTGTTGAGGGTAGTGAAGGGGCCGCAATCGGTGTTATGGGGGCCGGGTGCCTCCGCTGGCACCATTTTGTTTGAGCGCGAGCAGCCCCATTTTGATCAAGCGGGCGTCCAGGGCGATGCCAGCTTGCTGGTGGGTTCCAACGGGCGCTGGGATAAAAATCTCAATGCGAGTTTGGGCAACGAGCAAGGCTATCTGCGCATGATGGGGAATCAGTCGCAAGCGGGTAATTATAAGGATGGCGACGGCACCCGGGTGCCATCGAAGTGGGATAAATGGAATGCGGATGTCGCGCTGGGCTGGACGCCAGATGCCGACACTTTGCTTGAGCTGACGGCCGGTAAAGGCGATGGTGAGGCGAGCTATGCTGGGCGCGGTATGGACGGCTCGCAATTTTTGCGCGAAAGCTTGGGAGCGCGTTTCGAGAAAAGCAATATTGGTGAAGTGCTGGATAAGATTGAAGCTAAGGTTTACTACAACTACGTCAACCACATTATGGATAACCATAGCTTACGCACCCCGCCGATGATGGCGATGACCAGTAATCTAGACCGTCGCACCATTGGCGGTCGCGTCATGGGAACCTGGTTGTGGGAGGATCTGAAACTAGAAGCCGGTAGTGACATGCAAACCAATACCCATCGCAAGAACAGACAAAATACGTGGAACAAAAATGCCAGCTTCGCAAACTATGGCCTGTTCGGCGAACTGACGTGGACGATGAGTGAGCAGGATAAACTGATTACCGGCACTCGTTTAGACCATCATCAGGTCACCAATTATACCCGCGCCGATGAGCCTACCCGCTCCGCCACGCTACCGGCGGGTTTCATGCGTTTTGAGCACAATCTGGCTGATGCCCCAGTGATGTGGTATGCCGGTGTGGGCCATACCGAGCGTTTTCCTGACTTCTGGGAGCTATTCTCCCCGACGTTCGGGCCAACAGGGTCGAGCAGTGCTTTTGAGGGGGTAAAAAGTGAAAAAACTACCCAGCTTGATATCGGTGCGCAATACAGCGGCAAGCAGCTAAATGGTTGGGTCTCTGCTTATCTGGGTCGGGTGAATGATTTTATTTTGTTCAAGTATGATCCCAAAAATCTACGTATTAGTCAGGCGGATAATATCAACGCAACCATCATGGGCGGTGAGATGGGCGCAGGCTATGCCTTCAACGACCACTGGAAAGCGGATGCCAGTCTGGCCTATGCGTGGGGCGAAAACAGCAGTAATAATCGCCCACTGCCACAAATCCCCCCTCTTGAAGCACGACTGGGGCTAACCTATGAAACTGGCAACTGGAGTAGCACCGCACTCTGGCGGCTAGTCAGCAGTCAGCATCGGGTGGCGATTAATGAAGGGAATGTGGTGGGTAAAGATTTCGCCGACAGCGCGGGCTTTGGTGTGCTCTCAGCCAATGTGGCCTACAAAATCACGCCGCAAGTGAAGGTTAGCGGGGGCATCGATAATCTGCTAAATAAAACCTACAGCGAGCATCTCAATCTGGCCGGTAACAGCGGATTTGGTTATTCCGTCAATACGCCAGTGAATGAGCCGGGTAGGACACTGTGGGCTAAGTTAAATGTGACTTTCTAA
- a CDS encoding 6-phospho-beta-glucosidase, which yields MKTFKIAIIGGGSSYTPELVDGLIQRIDQLPVTELALADVELGRQKVEIIAALTRRMLDRHGLEQVKVSVHFSLDTAIEGASFVLTQFRVGQLPARAADERLGLKYNLLGQETTGVGGFAKALRTIPVMLDIAAKVERLAPEAWIINFTNPAGIVTEAVTRYSKAKIIGLCNVPISMHHMIANLLNAPYEDIQLRFAGLNHMVWVHEVLQQGKNVTTNVMDMLCDGASLTMNNIKEAPWPPEFLRAMGAIPCPYHRYFYQTQDMLAEEMAAAAERGTRAEQVMQVEKELFDLYADPHLDSKPEQLSFRGGSFYSEVALELIRAIYNNLGTQLVVNTTNRGAIRGLSDCSVVETNCIVDAQGAHPLTFGPLPVAMHGLTQQVKAYERLTIEAAVHGDRRSALLALVTNPLIANASIAQPLLEEVLQVNKPYLPQFADL from the coding sequence ATGAAAACCTTTAAAATTGCCATTATTGGTGGCGGTAGTAGCTATACCCCTGAGTTGGTTGATGGGCTGATTCAGCGCATTGACCAGTTGCCGGTCACTGAGTTGGCCTTGGCTGATGTCGAATTGGGTCGCCAAAAAGTGGAGATTATCGCCGCCCTGACCCGCAGAATGTTGGATCGGCACGGGTTGGAGCAGGTGAAAGTCAGCGTTCACTTCTCGCTGGATACGGCCATCGAAGGGGCCAGTTTTGTGTTGACCCAATTCCGTGTCGGCCAGCTCCCTGCTCGGGCGGCAGATGAACGTTTGGGGCTAAAATATAACCTGCTTGGCCAGGAGACCACCGGTGTCGGCGGTTTTGCCAAAGCACTGCGCACCATTCCGGTGATGCTGGATATTGCCGCTAAAGTCGAGCGACTGGCACCGGAGGCCTGGATCATTAACTTCACCAATCCCGCCGGGATTGTCACCGAAGCGGTGACCCGTTATAGCAAAGCGAAAATTATCGGTTTGTGTAATGTCCCGATCAGCATGCATCATATGATCGCCAATTTACTGAATGCGCCTTATGAAGATATCCAGCTGCGCTTCGCCGGACTCAACCATATGGTGTGGGTGCATGAGGTGTTGCAGCAGGGTAAAAATGTGACCACCAATGTGATGGATATGCTGTGCGACGGTGCTTCGTTGACCATGAACAATATCAAGGAAGCGCCATGGCCGCCGGAATTCCTGCGAGCAATGGGAGCTATCCCTTGCCCGTATCATCGCTATTTCTACCAGACTCAGGATATGCTGGCAGAAGAGATGGCTGCAGCCGCTGAGCGCGGCACGCGCGCGGAACAGGTGATGCAAGTAGAAAAAGAGCTGTTCGATCTGTACGCTGATCCCCATCTGGACAGCAAACCTGAGCAGCTCAGCTTCCGTGGCGGATCATTTTATTCTGAAGTTGCGCTGGAACTCATTCGTGCTATTTATAATAATTTAGGTACGCAATTAGTTGTGAATACGACAAACCGTGGGGCGATTCGCGGTTTATCCGACTGTTCTGTGGTAGAAACAAACTGTATTGTCGATGCACAAGGTGCTCATCCACTCACTTTCGGCCCCTTACCTGTGGCGATGCATGGGTTAACGCAGCAAGTAAAAGCCTATGAACGTCTGACCATTGAAGCCGCAGTACACGGCGATCGCCGCAGTGCCTTATTAGCGCTAGTGACTAACCCACTGATTGCTAACGCGAGCATTGCTCAGCCGCTACTGGAAGAGGTTCTACAGGTCAATAAACCTTATTTGCCTCAGTTCGCAGATTTGTGA
- a CDS encoding LacI family DNA-binding transcriptional regulator gives MVTLEDVAVLAGVSRATVSRVVNGDTNVKALTREKVEQAVAVLGYTPNPAARALASSQSHTLGLVTTSYRGGFFGALMDFVQTEAESQGKQLLVTQGRDNADKEWQAIQRLYNLRCDGLILHVRFLSDERLRQLAVADRSFVLLDRLVPGLEARCVTFDHRRASQMATQVLIDAGHRRIACISGSAQRHSSELRRQGFIDAMQSAGLTPIACVEGVYDLESGYQRADEILNQPHLPTAIYCCNEEMAIGALLAINKHHLQVPQDISLICYDSGERAPFVCPALTSLHFPIVEMAQFATQLLINPQTPPASFPPAIIMRDSVMPPNPSR, from the coding sequence ATGGTAACACTGGAAGATGTCGCGGTATTAGCCGGGGTTTCCCGTGCTACGGTTTCCCGCGTGGTCAACGGTGATACCAATGTCAAAGCCCTGACTCGCGAAAAGGTGGAACAAGCGGTAGCGGTATTGGGTTACACCCCAAACCCTGCCGCGCGCGCATTGGCATCAAGTCAAAGTCATACGCTCGGCTTGGTGACCACCTCCTATCGAGGCGGCTTCTTTGGTGCATTGATGGATTTTGTGCAAACGGAAGCTGAGTCTCAGGGTAAACAGCTATTAGTCACTCAGGGGCGGGATAATGCGGATAAAGAGTGGCAGGCTATTCAGCGCCTGTATAACTTACGCTGTGACGGCTTGATCCTCCATGTCCGTTTTCTCAGTGATGAAAGGCTGCGTCAGTTGGCGGTCGCAGACCGCTCATTCGTGTTGCTCGATAGGTTAGTTCCCGGTCTTGAAGCCCGTTGTGTGACCTTCGATCACCGCCGCGCCAGTCAAATGGCAACTCAGGTGCTTATCGATGCGGGTCATCGGCGTATTGCGTGCATTAGTGGTTCCGCGCAGCGCCACTCCAGCGAGTTGCGCCGTCAGGGATTTATCGACGCCATGCAATCGGCAGGTTTGACACCAATCGCCTGTGTTGAAGGGGTTTATGATCTGGAGAGTGGCTATCAGCGTGCTGACGAGATCCTCAATCAGCCCCACTTACCGACGGCCATTTATTGCTGCAATGAAGAGATGGCCATTGGTGCACTGCTGGCTATCAATAAGCACCATTTGCAGGTGCCGCAGGATATCTCATTAATTTGCTACGACAGTGGCGAACGCGCACCTTTCGTCTGCCCTGCATTAACCAGTCTGCATTTTCCCATCGTTGAGATGGCGCAATTTGCCACGCAACTCCTGATTAACCCGCAGACACCACCAGCCAGTTTCCCACCAGCGATTATCATGCGCGATTCGGTGATGCCACCCAACCCGTCCCGCTAA